The following coding sequences lie in one Dryobates pubescens isolate bDryPub1 chromosome 10, bDryPub1.pri, whole genome shotgun sequence genomic window:
- the RNF6 gene encoding E3 ubiquitin-protein ligase RNF6, with amino-acid sequence MDRSRRRAGNGNEQASSREQSHGEDERQRQLERLSREEAYYQFINDLNEDDYRLMRDRNLLGTPGEITAEELQQRLEGAKERLASQADMDNREGESRTVGDSDVLGENSNGDSLLEWLNTFRRTGNATRSGQSGNQTWRAVSRTNPNSGEFRFSLEININHEHNSLETTGEDYVGIDSSRTYSERRHQRAASPVTIRTRSRTAREANRATSSTARTRSLRSSMAQSSEIASHPISGRLRSRTRYLTGHSQINAAHNNSAAAGEQRVMPERGDSTGGRRGRARTNDQMSTNQRLEILRLRSTLSSRSRSPLQRQGDAADSEERGQRRDRNTPQVTRSRRQTAQHSPQPIEEQARGDTQTPQPSNVAPSLGITLEEEESSRPVAAVRRHPTITLDLQVRRIRPGENRDRDSIASRTRSRVGMAENTVTFESDSGGFRRTISRSERAGIRTYVSTIRIPLRRISETGLGEPSSVAFRSILRQIMTGFGELSSLMETESNSEAQRGGHHLPDVQSEQNNSSSANSRGRSEVSSRNGHGVEGSRAANGRGDGSRRYGRSNEHHQDNRQSQDANNLVENGTLPILRLAHFFLLNEDDDDDRLRGLTKEQIDNLSTRNYGDIHTENEISKTCSVCINEYVAGNKLRQLPCMHEFHIHCIDRWLSENSTCPICRQPVLGSNATDNG; translated from the exons ATGGATCGCTCTCGGCGCCGTGCAGGTAATGGCAACGAGCAGGCATCTTCCCGGGAGCAGAGCCATGGTGAAGATGAGAGACAACGACAGCTGGAGCgcctcagcagggaggaggcctATTACCAGTTCATTAACGATCTCAATGAAGACGACTACAGGCTAATGAGAGATCGAAACCTGCTTGGCACTCCTG GAGAAATAACAGCAGAAGAGTTGCAGCAACGCTTGGAGGGGGCTAAGGAACGTCTGGCATCGCAGGCTGATATGGATAACAGGGAAGGTGAAAGCAGAACCGTTGGAG ATTCTGATGTTCTTGGAGAAAACTCAAACGGTGACTCTTTGCTCGAATGGCTGAACACATTTCGTCGCACTGGAAATGCCACTCGCAGTGGACAGAGTGGAAACCAAACCTGGAGAGCTGTGAGTCGAACAAATCCAAACAGTGGGGAGTTTCGATTTAGTCTTGAAATCAACATAAACCATGAGCATAACAGTTTGGAAACTACTGGTGAGGACTATGTAGGTATAGATAGTAGCAGAACATATTCAGAAAGAAGACATCAAAGAGCTGCCAGTCCAGTAACCATAAGAACAAGGAGCAGGACTGCGAGAGAGGCAAATAGGGCGACTTCAAGCACTGCAAGAACCAGGTCTCTAAGGAGTTCCATGGCACAAAGCTCTGAAATAGCCTCTCATCCAATCTCAGGGAGGCTCAGGAGTAGAACAAGGTATTTGACAGGCCATTCCCAGATTAATGCTGCACATAAtaattctgcagctgctggtgagCAAAGAGTAATGCCAGAAAGAGGTGATTCTACAGGAGGCAGAAGAGGTAGAGCTAGAACTAATGATCAGATGAGTACAAACCAAAGACTAGAAATTCTGCGGCTGAGATCTACTTTAAGTAGTCGAAGTCGCTCTCCCCTGCAAAGGCAAGGTGATGCTGCTGATTCTGAGGAACGTGGACAGAGGCGGGATAGAAACACACCGCAAGTCACCAGAAGTAGAAGGCAAACAGCTCAGCATTCTCCACAGCCTATTGAAGAGCAAGCAAGAGGTGACACCCAGACCCCTCAACCTTCCAATGTAGCTCCATCCTTGGGAATAACGTTGGAAGAGGAAGAATCTAGTAGGCCAGTAGCTGCTGTTAGAAGGCATCCAACAATTACATTAGATCTTCAGGTGAGAAGAATTCGTCCTGGAGAAAACAGAGATCGGGACAGTATTGCCAGTAGAACTCGTTCCAGAGTAGGAATGGCAGAGAACACAGTTACCTTTGAAAGTGACAGTGGAGGATTTCGACGTACGATATCCCGGTCGGAACGTGCAGGCATTCGAACCTACGTTAGCACTATAAGGATACCTCTTCGTCGGATTTCAGAAACTGGGCTTGGTGAACCTTCCTCAGTGGCTTTTCGATCAATCCTTAGACAAATTATGACAGGCTTTGGGGAGCTGAGTTCGTTAATGGAAACTGAATCTAACTCGGAAGCGCAGAGGGGTGGTCATCACTTACCGGATGTGCAGTCAGAGCAGAATAACTCAAGTTCGGCAAACAGCAGAGGTCGAAGCGAGGTTTCATCTAGAAATGGACATGGAGTAGAAGGTAGTAGGGCTGCAAATGGACGGGGTGATGGTAGTCGACGTTATGGTCGCAGTAACGAACACCACCAAGACAACAGGCAGTCTCAAGATGCTAACAACCTAGTGGAAAATGGAACGCTGCCCATACTTCGACTTGCCCACTTCTTCTTGCTGaatgaggatgatgatgatgatcgcTTAAGAGGTTTAACCAAAGAGCAGATTGACAATCTTTCTACCCGGAACTATGGGGATATTCACACTGAAAATGAAATAAGTAAAACCTGTAGTGTTTGCATTAATGAGTATGTGGCAGGGAATAAGCTAAGGCAGTTACCCTGCATGCATGAGTTCCACATTCATTGTATTGATCGCTGGCTTTCTGAAAACTCTACTTGCCCAATTTGCCGGCAGCCTGTGTTGGGGTCTAATGCCACGGACAACGGCTAG